The Alosa alosa isolate M-15738 ecotype Scorff River chromosome 9, AALO_Geno_1.1, whole genome shotgun sequence genome includes a region encoding these proteins:
- the lepr gene encoding leptin receptor: MLNLFISLVLTVHGVASLDLLGVHAEPYEDVPWRMDLCCELLAAAHSVGDGATDSSTSHLPSSALTTDQLRCHQDNSTDTTHGKTGVCLNIMCWLDEEKENLICIRKLQSASADRLVSISLRHWPAGADTGAYREQCEENSGCRCMEDDHTCSLALEGGHANVSVMVNVTDARGSILSSVTHIHTQWLNPPSNLHYTTDQQKEVVLRWSPPQPEALRYQVRLFSSKQPDWQFLPAVKDSWLALRDLSEHTLYTVQVRSQSLQFQEHWSNWSQPLYLCLSDTCYMPEVVFASPGSEVTVYCIIQDTRWNATNVRWWLNGKDPIPESQYRAIKDHVSAVTWRTMAAGVHFLLCCAKGEKDRCSHIYPKVFTKGNYNTKIDCQTTVDSTNKMTCTWNKEVLSEDQLMYKWYDGRCEDMQMEEELTNSVSQVTKCPSGGVGHRKCTLETVRLISCYKLWLEEVGGEGQVKSHPVYVTPFDLMKPTPPSNIQAVSMPNGTMRLAWSPADPGYELEYKVRYTATTEKASLQYLGPQLESWAAVVVAEPCVVYKVEVQCKRHNGSGYWSDWSEPHMSTIKNSLAPERGPEFWRQLKEDSMRNQVNVTLLFKALSIEDPPRCVEGLVVQHQSSGGAMWSSETALGASHAFLLGQEPLTVTVMARNSVGDSSNNHILTLTRSPKRQSVQSFTARVINSTCVDLSWTLLPGGPAPLAFVIEWPHPNGELQQRGQAAENVQWIRVPPSDRAANVHGHFYGAEQHKFTLYTLYKDGEGKPVQCISSREDPAAYMLLMIIAFLAVVLFVTLIISQNQMKKLMWKDVPDPNKCSWAQGVDLKKVENIESLFRHPDGLTACPLLLISEVVSEAEVVEKTVPATFQKEMETGGISKETTVLMPTHMSLSDSVSSEPVSGGTSGILETPESSGQSAVSGQSSVTYATVLLNDQPCQRHKHNQENLSSSSDEGNFSANNSDISGSFGLWEMEQAVLETGETDPRHSSSYNSVELEFSENSEEEDEVLTSRRVSSELYYLGMGSQDDDQEEDADGDDEDEEEEGPTKLEGPHLGSLREEGVLVCVEPASQCNSPLARRDSKSSCSSCASQSGLPLYLPQFRTAAAKPIRSWPEDHVLPL, encoded by the exons ATGCTGAATCTCTTCATTAGTTTGGTGCTCACTGTCCATG gtgTGGCCTCTCTGGATCTGCTCGGTGTACATGCTGAGCCGTATGAGGACGTGCCCTGGAGGATGGACCTCTGCTGTGAGCTGCTAGCTGCAGCCCATTCGGTGGGAGATGGTGCCACAGACAGCAGTACGTCCCACTTACCAAGCAGTGCCCTGACTACCGACCAACTCAGGTGCCACCAAGACAACTCCACTGACACAACGCACGGCAAGACAG GGGTGTGTTTGAACATTATGTGCTGGCTTGATGAGGAGAAAGAAAATCTAATTTGTATCCGTAAGCTACAGAGCGCATCGGCAGACAGGCTTGTCAGCATTAGCCTGCGGCATTGGCC TGCGGGGGCAGACACAGGAGCTTACAGGGAGCAGTGTGAGGAGAACTCTGGCTGCCGGTGCATGGAGGATGACCACACCTGTTCTCTGGCTCTGGAGGGTGGCCATGCAAATGTGTCAGTGATGGTGAATGTGACCGATGCCCGAGGCTCAATTCTCTCATCTGTCACGCATATCCACACACAATGGCTAA ATCCTCCTAGTAACCTTCATTACACCACAGACCAGCAGAAGGAGGTTGTTCTGAGGTGGAGTCCCCCGCAGCCTGAGGCCCTGCGTTATCAAGTCCGCCTCTTCTCCAGCAAACAGCCTGACTGGCAG TTCTTGCCGGCAGTAAAAGACAGTTGGCTGGCCCTCAGGGACCTCTCTGAGCATACTCTCTACACAGTCCAGGTGCGAAGCCAGAGCCTGCAGTTCCAGGAACACTGGAGCAACTGGAGCCAACCTCTCTACCTCTGTCTGAGTG ACACCTGCTACATGCCTGAGGTGGTGTTTGCCAGTCCTGGGTCTGAGGTGACCGTGTACTGCATCATCCAAGACACTCGCTGGAATGCCACCAACGTCCGCTGGTGGCTAAATGGCAAGGACCCGATCCCAGAGAGCCAGTACCGGGCCATCAAGGATCATGTGAGTGCGGTCACCTGGCGGACTATGGCCGCAGGTGTGCATTTCCTGCTCTGCTGTGCAAAGGGAGAGAAGGACCGCTGCAGCCACATCTATCCCAAAGTCTTCACCAAAG GTAACTACAACACAAAGATTGACTGCCAGACCACTGTGGACTCTACAAACAAGATGACATGCACGTGGAATAAGGAAGTCTTGAGTGAGGACCAGCTCATGTACAA GTGGTATGATGGACGTTGTGAAGACATGCAGATGGAGGAGGAGCTGACCAACTCAGTATCCCAGGTGACCAAGTGTCCAAGTGGTGGAGTGGGGCACAGGAAGTGCACTCTAGAGACAGTTCGCCTCATATCCTGCTATAAATTGTGGCTTGAAGAGGTTGGAGGAGAGGGACAAGTGAAGTCCCATCCTGTCTATGTCACACCTTTTGATCTGA TGAAGCCCACCCCACCCAGCAACATCCAAGCGGTCAGCATGCCCAACGGAACCATGCGCCTGGCGTGGTCCCCGGCAGACCCGGGGTATGAGTTGGAGTACAAGGTCCGATACACAGCTACTACAGAGAAGGCCAGCCTGCAG TACCTTGGGCCGCAGCTGGAGTCCTGGGCTGCGGTTGTGGTGGCCGAGCCCTGTGTGGTCTATAAGGTGGAGGTCCAATGCAAAAGACACAACGGATCAGGCTACTGGAGCGATTGGAGTGAACCCCACATGTCCACAATAAAAAACAGCCTTG CCCCTGAAAGAGGACCTGAGTTCTGGCGACAGCTTAAGGAAGACTCCATGAGGAACCAGGTCAACGTCACCTTGCTATTCAAG GCTCTTTCCATTGAGGATCCCCCACGCTGTGTCGAAGGACTTGTAGTTCAGCATCAGAGCAGTGGGGGCGCTATGTGGTCGAGTGAAACTGCTTTAGGAGCCTCCCATGCATTCCTGTTGGGGCAGGAGCCCCTCACCGTCACTGTAATGGCACGCAACTCTGTCGGAGATTCATCCAACAACCACATCCTGACTCTAACCAGGAGCCCTAAAC GACAGAGTGTTCAGTCGTTCACCGCCCGCGTGATAAACAGCACGTGCGTGGACCTGAGCTGGACCCTGCTTCCTGGTGGTCCCGCTCCACTGGCCTTCGTCATCGAGTGGCCCCATCCCAACGGCGAGCTGCAGCAGAGAGGACAAGCAGCGGAGAATGTGCAGTGGATAAGAGTGCCCCCTAGTGACCGAGCAGCAAATGTGCATG GCCATTTCTATGGTGCGGAGCAGCATAAGTTCACACTCTACACACTCTATAAGGATGGAGAGGGGAAACCTGTCCAGTGCATTT CATCCAGAGAAGACCCGGCGGCATACATGCTGTTAATGATCATTGCCTTCCTGGCCGTGGTCCTGTTTGTCACTCTGATCATCTCCCAGAATCA GATGAAGAAGTTGATGTGGAAAGATGTTCCAGATCCTAACAAATGCTCATGGGCTCAAGGTGTGGATCTCAAAAAG GTGGAGAATATTGAGAGCTTATTCAGGCACCCTGACGGTCTTACTGCCTGTCCACTGCTGCTTATATCCGAGGTCGTATCCGAGGCAGAGGTTGTGGAAAAGACTGTACCTGCAACATTCCAGAAAGAAATGGAAACTGGCGGAATATCCAAGGAAACCACTGTCTTGATGCCCACTCACATGTCTCTCTCAGACTCAGTCTCCTCAGAACCAGTTTCTGGAGGGACGTCAGGTATCTTGGAGACACCAGAGTCTTCAGGTCAGTCTGCGGTGTCCGGGCAGTCATCGGTGACATATGCCACGGTGCTCCTCAATGACCAACCCTGCCAGCGCCACAAACACAACCAGGAGAACCTGAGCAGCTCCAGCGACGAGGGCAATTTCTCCGCCAACAACTCGGACATCTCGGGCTCCTTCGGCCTGTGGGAGATGGAGCAGGCGGTGCTGGAGACCGGGGAGACCGACCCCCGCCACTCCAGCTCCTACAACTCAGTGGAGCTGGAGTTCTCCGAGAATtccgaggaggaggacgaggttTTAACAAGTCGACGGGTGTCCTCGGAACTCTACTATCTTGGCATGGGCTCCCAGGATGATGACCAGGAGGAAGACGCCGATGGCGAcgatgaagatgaagaggaagaggggccGACAAAGCTAGAGGGACCACATTTAGGCTCCTTGAGAGAGGAAGGGgtcctggtgtgtgtggagccaGCCTCACAATGTAATTCTCCATTGGCCCGCCGGGACTCCAAAAGCAGCTGCTCCAGCTGTGCATCTCAGAGCGGCCTGCCCCTCTACCTGCCCCAGTTCCGGACAGCCGCCGCTAAGCCCATCAGAAGCTGGCCAGAAGACCACGTCCTCCCACTGTGA